One stretch of Pigmentiphaga aceris DNA includes these proteins:
- a CDS encoding fasciclin domain-containing protein: protein MLAANAYAKDMVNVGGQPMLPTKDIVDNAVNSADHTTLVAAVKAAGLVDTLKGKGPFTVFAPTNAAFMKLPAGTVDTLLKAENKPTLTKVLTYHVVPGKYDFKALATAIQKGKGTAELKTASGGKLWAMQNGAHNIVLKDEKGGMANISTYDVYQSNGVINVVDTVLMPN, encoded by the coding sequence ATGCTGGCTGCCAATGCCTACGCAAAAGACATGGTCAACGTGGGTGGCCAACCGATGTTGCCCACCAAGGATATCGTCGATAACGCCGTCAATTCTGCCGATCACACCACGCTGGTCGCTGCAGTCAAGGCAGCCGGTCTGGTCGACACGCTGAAGGGCAAAGGCCCGTTCACTGTCTTTGCACCGACCAATGCCGCATTCATGAAGCTGCCGGCAGGCACGGTCGACACCTTGCTGAAAGCAGAGAACAAACCCACGCTGACCAAGGTGCTGACCTATCACGTGGTGCCCGGCAAATACGACTTCAAGGCGCTTGCCACCGCCATTCAGAAAGGCAAGGGCACGGCCGAGCTGAAGACCGCCAGTGGCGGCAAACTGTGGGCCATGCAGAACGGCGCGCACAACATCGTGCTGAAGGACGAGAAGGGCGGCATGGCCAATATCAGCACCTACGACGTCTACCAGTCCAATGGGGTGATCAACGTGGTGGACACGGTATTGATGCCCAACTGA